GCTCGTTAAATCAGATTCTCAATGATAAATTTGATCAGTTTGAATGTCGGAAGTGTATCACTGATGATAACCTTAATCAGtccatttcatatatatttataatTCTCAGAATTTCTTCCATCTTATTCATATCTGGAATTACTACTTTGTCGGTCGTTTTACCAATTCATGATTACAGCCGTATGCTGTTTGATCGTGGTAAAGAGTTTTTAGTTGGTGAGATGTGTTCCTATTGTGCTACTGCTAGGAGAGGTTTCAAATTCTGTCTTGAGATGCTTGCTTCTTGTTTGGTTATCCCAATTGAGAAATATGATGAGAAATCTTTGTATGAGCTTAGTCTTCAACATGGGTACCAATTGGATTCCAGATATACGAATTCAGTGGTGTTTATATTGGTTAAAGATGGTGTTAGTTGCTACCATAAGAATATGTTTGCGAGAATGTCACATAGAAACAGTGTCACCGGCTATGCTTGTGATTGTATTTTGTTTAATCCAGGAATGACTAAACTGGGGTATGTTCATATGTTTGCAAATATTGGAGACTGTTTATATAGTagcatgaatttttctcaaaggGTATTTGATTGTGGGAAAATGTTTGAATTGAGTAGGAGTTCTCCTTATGCAAGCATTACTTTTAAAATCTGTGTTCACATTCTTAATTCTTGTGTGGTAATGCATAAAAATGATTTGGAATGTGTGTATGAGCCTTTTCATAAACTTGGGTACCTGTTCAAGTTTTCCCTTGCAGATTTAATGGTGATTGTAAGTGCTGAAGAACATGGTAATGGTGATACTCGAAAGCTTCCTGACAGAATGCAACATCAATGTCACGTTCTCTGGACTACTCAATTGAATTTTCAAATGCCAAGGCTAGGTATGTATGGCAATGCAGAAGAATTTTTTAATCAATTGCTGGTGGAGTGTTTTAAGTTCAAATTTATCATGTGTTTTCTTGGGTTCTTCGATCTAAAGCATTGGGTTCTATATTTTCGTATGTTTTTGCTTAATGGGAATCATGGTGCTTGGGTTTTCCGGTTTATGAGAACATATTATACATCAGATAGAAAAATATATTTTCCGGTGCTCAAAGTTTTGAATTCAGAAGGTGCAACAAGTGGTTCTAGTAGGTTATTTGATGAATCTTCGCAGGGTGCTACTTTCTGGGATGTATCGTTACTTCAGGTGATAATGGAAAAGGAGTTTGGAAGGGCTCCACGAATGAATGGTTCTGTATTTATGCGAAAGTGGATGTATGAAGAATCTGAATTTACATCTTACTTGCATTGCATCTTATTGTTTTCCGCCACTCATGAAGATTCGTTTAACCAACTTTTTAAGCACTTCTACAATTCATATATGTACCTCTACTCTCCGGGCTCTTGGATTGCTAGGTATGGAAGTTGGTTGACCTTAGGATGTACAGATTATAAAAAGGAGTTGTGTAACTCAATTTGTGTTGGTAGTATGGAAAATAAGTGTTTTGATCTGTACCTAGCAGTGGGTAGCCGGACAAATTACAAGCTAAGATTGTATTTATGGGTAGTATTGGGTACTCTTATTCTTGTTATTGTTCAGCAACACTTTACTTGTCATAGTCGAGTGATAGCCTTGTGGTTTCTAGACACGGTGCATCGTAGAAGAGTCAAATTCTGCGAAAGAATTGTGGGAACCATGAAGATGTTTGTACAGCTTAACGACTGTGAAGTTTTTGGTATGCATTCTTGGCAGGTTGATTATGGTGCTAAATGGAATGAGCTGGACATTATATTAAAGACTCAGTTGGAGGTTACTATACTCATTTCAGGTTCTAGTAATGATGGCCATGGCAGTGGGAAAACTTCAGCTCGTGCTTCAGACGATCAGGGGCTTAGTAAGATTGTATCCATAAGTGATCTTAGACAACATCAGAGATATCTCCTGCCAGAATCAACAGCAGGTGTTAATGGTACTGACTGTGCTTATAAAGAAAAGTCAGAAGCAGATCTATATATTCAGCTTACGATGTTTATGCTCTCTATTATCAAGGAGGGGTGTACATGGAGAATTTTTATTCATGCCTCACATACCAAGACAATCGTTCCAAGTGGTGCATCTATAAGCGCCCATCCAGACGGAGGTTATATAGATAATGGGTTGTTTGTTCTGGAAAACAATCACAAGTGAGTTGAGTACAGTGGGTGTTTCAGAGGTAAGAGCTACTACAGGGTCCAAACATTGCAATTCCAAGGAAGGAGGGCACTCAATTGTTGGGCCTGAAGCTGCGGTGTTAAAGGTTCATGTTGGGCCTGAAGCTTCCGTATTAAGGGGTCATATTGGTATTTACTAGCTGTTTAGTTTCTGCTCTCCTCATGCGAATCTCTCCAGCACTCAAGCtaatcaattaatcaattcaTATTTTCGAGGACAAGGATAATTTGAAGGAGTGGGATTTGTCGGGACCCAACTCAAGGGCTAACAAGTTAGACTAAGGGCCACCTGGGTTATGGGGTCTGGTAATCTGTTTAGTATAATTAATAGTTAATTAACTATGATTAGTTAAGTAATAGCCGCTGCTAAGTAGGATTAGTAGAGAGTGTGTGTGAGTGCACATGTGCACACCAAACCCTATCATTTATATTCCCTTTGCGTTTGTAGAACTCATTATGAAAATTAATCAGTAAAATTATCTTTTCTTccccaattttttgtttttcccagtccaatctctatccttagagattctGAGTTGTTTCTGTGCTAATTTGTAAGGAAGGTCCTtgcacaagtacgcatactatgtttaaatgcaattgttctaaactctcatttcaatcattgaaacattcttggaagacgggaatagttgtttcacacaaactattagcttcaaagcaattatcaagtgattgaatgatcaatacgaaacattccgagtttacatcaaatgattgtctcatacaaatcatgtaagatgttaccaggcgattttcacatgatcatcttttgactttcgtcaagaatataagatgaacttggttaaagcgaaagcttaccaacacatatttcgagaaatatgtaagcgagttaaactcaactcgaaatatcaaatgtgtataatcgaagtctatctagctatacgacttttctcTCAAATACAAGATAgagtaggtagacttttgagtgatagatgagttcaagtctccacataacttttgttgatgaagttccacaagctcccctttataattcttcatcttcaatcgatgaacgctgtgaagtctaatgctcaactacactttctatcataacccgagacttagctataagtagactagaaatcaggacttatagttttggcaactaaacttgacaacaatcttgagatagcaacgcttgcgagttcgaccgagtagtactctaacaatctccccctttgtcaattttaatgacaaaactatcaatacatatggaataaaaaataaataaacttcatagctctcaatccaaatgcttgatttccgtgattcttcaacattactctaaatcttcgtcacttccaagtactccaatgattctgaacgtgttcaactcagcatcatagttgctgaagatccgtagctataacaatgagaaaacagatgctctcgatcattgttatacaatgtcatagtattattacacagcatcaaagttcaattgtatcacaacttggacaacaatactatggtgatacgtatcacttccccttagtcaatacttcatctcatatgaaaagaactcccccttacataataatccgtaaaccatatgtatttgtagtgtgaactacacattaattctccccctttttttcaataaaaattggcaaaggtacaaaaattagtgggatcctaatgaaatttccatagagacacatcattaccaaaagataacaacatatcaacttgtttaggttccatcatatagccgaaactaaatgcattcatcaaggagtttataaagatacaagataacctctacaaattccacagccgcactccccataaagatttggcaattaagcacaagttcaattaagaactctcccccataaaatgttattcccgaaagaacaacaagagtgaccttactttcacaagaaaagaaggatttctttggacattaacaaatcacatgaaacatgaatttgtatccatagtACTCCATTAAATTAACCACAGTGAACTTacaattaatttaatcggaaatgctaacataagagaacttatggagccacacagtatttacacaaagatgtggatcagggaataccaatactgcggaataaacaaagactcattttatctttcatcattatttgcatagagacatataatagacttaatctttgtaaacaaaagttcatcctatcttccatcaatatttgcataatgacataataggattaacttttgtttgtcaaaagttcattcaatcttttatcaatatttgcgtaatgatatatgaaagacttaacttttgatatgtataggacaatcatagttcacagacgcaaacacacatatcccataacaagttgcaatatgtaaaaccata
Above is a genomic segment from Papaver somniferum cultivar HN1 chromosome 10, ASM357369v1, whole genome shotgun sequence containing:
- the LOC113318261 gene encoding uncharacterized protein LOC113318261 isoform X1 — protein: MEDEVMMEEVITDVNKNSSIPSEEAGDDSLDLELINPSFLFDEEKDDSTTDADRLIPSKIDGAGNVGEIQKGDSRFLAYQEGKPFIFESKFPSVELGFIVRRVPKIEFSLADLMVIVSAEEHGNGDTRKLPDRMQHQCHVLWTTQLNFQMPRLGMYGNAEEFFNQLLVECFKFKFIMCFLGFFDLKHWVLYFRMFLLNGNHGAWVFRFMRTYYTSDRKIYFPVLKVLNSEGATSGSSRLFDESSQGATFWDVSLLQVIMEKEFGRAPRMNGSVFMRKWMYEESEFTSYLHCILLFSATHEDSFNQLFKHFYNSYMYLYSPGSWIARYGSWLTLGCTDYKKELCNSICVGSMENKCFDLYLAVGSRTNYKLRLYLWVVLGTLILVIVQQHFTCHSRVIALWFLDTVHRRRVKFCERIVGTMKMFVQLNDCEVFGMHSWQVDYGAKWNELDIILKTQLEVTILISGSSNDGHGSGKTSARASDDQGLSKIVSISDLRQHQRYLLPESTAGVNGTDCAYKEKSEADLYIQLTMFMLSIIKEGCTWRIFIHASHTKTIVPSGASISAHPDGGYIDNGLFVLENNHK
- the LOC113318261 gene encoding uncharacterized protein LOC113318261 isoform X2, with the translated sequence MEDEVMMEEVITDVNKNSSIPSEEAGDDSLDLELINPSFLFDEEKDDSTTDADRLIPSKIDGAGNVGEIQKGDSRFLAYQEDLMVIVSAEEHGNGDTRKLPDRMQHQCHVLWTTQLNFQMPRLGMYGNAEEFFNQLLVECFKFKFIMCFLGFFDLKHWVLYFRMFLLNGNHGAWVFRFMRTYYTSDRKIYFPVLKVLNSEGATSGSSRLFDESSQGATFWDVSLLQVIMEKEFGRAPRMNGSVFMRKWMYEESEFTSYLHCILLFSATHEDSFNQLFKHFYNSYMYLYSPGSWIARYGSWLTLGCTDYKKELCNSICVGSMENKCFDLYLAVGSRTNYKLRLYLWVVLGTLILVIVQQHFTCHSRVIALWFLDTVHRRRVKFCERIVGTMKMFVQLNDCEVFGMHSWQVDYGAKWNELDIILKTQLEVTILISGSSNDGHGSGKTSARASDDQGLSKIVSISDLRQHQRYLLPESTAGVNGTDCAYKEKSEADLYIQLTMFMLSIIKEGCTWRIFIHASHTKTIVPSGASISAHPDGGYIDNGLFVLENNHK
- the LOC113318261 gene encoding uncharacterized protein LOC113318261 isoform X3, whose amino-acid sequence is MVIVSAEEHGNGDTRKLPDRMQHQCHVLWTTQLNFQMPRLGMYGNAEEFFNQLLVECFKFKFIMCFLGFFDLKHWVLYFRMFLLNGNHGAWVFRFMRTYYTSDRKIYFPVLKVLNSEGATSGSSRLFDESSQGATFWDVSLLQVIMEKEFGRAPRMNGSVFMRKWMYEESEFTSYLHCILLFSATHEDSFNQLFKHFYNSYMYLYSPGSWIARYGSWLTLGCTDYKKELCNSICVGSMENKCFDLYLAVGSRTNYKLRLYLWVVLGTLILVIVQQHFTCHSRVIALWFLDTVHRRRVKFCERIVGTMKMFVQLNDCEVFGMHSWQVDYGAKWNELDIILKTQLEVTILISGSSNDGHGSGKTSARASDDQGLSKIVSISDLRQHQRYLLPESTAGVNGTDCAYKEKSEADLYIQLTMFMLSIIKEGCTWRIFIHASHTKTIVPSGASISAHPDGGYIDNGLFVLENNHK